In Rosa chinensis cultivar Old Blush chromosome 1, RchiOBHm-V2, whole genome shotgun sequence, a genomic segment contains:
- the LOC112201572 gene encoding uncharacterized protein LOC112201572 — MKLTCATCGLVDIPTAGLAFTWSNRRTDVRLDRALGNLAWLEAWQAPDFIHLVKAFWDGLQFYGCLIFVLCSKLHALKVMLKTGNKAHFGVHAQVDAARHDLDVIQVEIMDLGLSEDRDKSRVRWLKDGDRNTSFLHNMVKGIIDSGLVERVIPYLVRAKENLSLISIPTDEEISLVVRSMDSSSSPGLDGFGEGFFKACWSVVSGDVILAVQDFFEMGHLPPHFNSNMLILIPKVLEVEGISDYHYAKSGIKRQTETVV; from the exons GGGCTAGCCTTCACATGGTCTAACCGTCGAACTGATGTTAGGTTGGATAGGGCTCTAGGTAATTTGGCCTGGTTGGAGGCTTGGCAG GCCCCCGATTTCATCCATCTTGTTAAAGCTTTTTGGGATGGTCTTCAGTTCTATGGCTGCCTAATTTTCGTTCTGTGCTCAAAGCTCCATGCTCTTAAAGTCATGCTTAAGACAGGAAATAAAGCCCACTTCGGCGTGCATGCGCAGGTGGATGCTGCTAGGCATGATTTGGATGTTATTCAAGTAGAAATTATGGACTTGGGCCTTTCAGAGGATAG GGATAAGTCTCGTGTGCGATGGCTAAAAGACGGAGATCGTAATACATCTTTCCTACACAACATGGTAAAG GGCATCATTGATTCTGGCCTTGTGGAGAGAGTGATCCCATATTTGGTCAGAGCTAAAGAGAATTTGTCGCTCATTTCTATACCCACTGACGAGGAGATCTCTTTAGTAGTCAGGTCCATGGATAGTAGTAGCTCACCTGGGCTCGATGGTTTTGGAGAAGGGTTTTTTAAAGCCTGCTGGTCCGTGGTCTCAGGTGATGTGATTCTTGCGGTTCAAGACTTTTTTGAGATGGGTCACCTTCCTCCACATTTCAACTCCAATATGCTTATTCTGATTCCGAAAGTCCTTGAGGTTGAGGGTATCTCAGActatcactatgccaaaagtGGTATCAAACGacagacagaaactgttgtctga